The following are encoded in a window of bacterium genomic DNA:
- the tmk gene encoding dTMP kinase: protein MPSSLFITFEGTEGCGKSTQIALLEQYLKSKGVSVKLTREPGGTPTANAIRSILLDSKNKEIKPLTELLLYTASRAQHVEELIQPSLLNHQIVLCDRFTDATLAYQGYGRGLDLKLIDNLNKMATQGLTPHKTFLFNLDPAIGLKRALDRNAQATTDEGRFENEKLEFHKKVQAGYLALAKNEPHRFEIIDASGSKETIHQMVIQKIEALLA, encoded by the coding sequence ATGCCCTCTTCACTTTTTATTACATTTGAAGGTACCGAAGGCTGTGGCAAAAGCACGCAAATAGCCCTGTTAGAACAATATTTAAAATCAAAAGGGGTATCTGTAAAACTCACACGCGAACCGGGAGGCACCCCCACAGCAAACGCTATCCGCAGTATTTTGCTCGATTCTAAAAACAAGGAAATTAAACCCTTAACCGAACTTCTCCTCTACACGGCATCACGAGCTCAGCATGTGGAGGAACTCATTCAACCATCCCTTCTCAATCACCAGATTGTTCTGTGCGATCGTTTTACCGATGCTACCCTGGCCTACCAAGGCTATGGCCGAGGGCTCGATTTAAAGCTGATTGATAACTTAAATAAGATGGCCACCCAGGGGTTAACTCCGCATAAAACTTTTTTGTTTAATTTAGACCCGGCTATAGGATTAAAGCGGGCGCTCGATCGCAATGCACAGGCCACTACCGATGAAGGCCGTTTTGAAAACGAAAAACTGGAGTTTCATAAAAAAGTTCAGGCTGGTTACTTAGCCTTAGCCAAAAATGAGCCACACCGATTTGAAATTATTGATGCCTCCGGAAGTAAAGAAACCATTCATCAGATGGTGATACAAAAAATAGAGGCGTTACTGGCATGA